The following are encoded together in the Asticcacaulis sp. genome:
- a CDS encoding glucose 1-dehydrogenase produces MNRLLGKTALITGAASGIGAAIAEAFVAEGARVIVSDINAETGAARAAALGPNARFMRHDATDEAQWAAVMAAIVAEHGGLDVLVNNAGITGTESGRPHDPEHTSLDDWHQVMRINLDSVFLGCKHAIQAMRATGRGGSIINMSSRSGLVGVPKTAAYAASKAAIRNHSKTVALYCADQNLGIRCNSLYPASIRTPMWDAMIDSADDEKQLLANMPLHRFGRPDEVAAVAILLASDEATYITGSEFNIDGGILAGTATSPK; encoded by the coding sequence ATGAACAGACTGTTGGGCAAGACCGCCCTTATCACCGGCGCAGCCAGCGGCATCGGCGCGGCCATCGCCGAGGCCTTTGTGGCGGAAGGCGCGCGCGTCATCGTCAGCGATATCAATGCCGAAACCGGCGCGGCGCGGGCAGCGGCATTGGGTCCGAACGCGCGTTTCATGCGCCATGATGCCACCGACGAGGCGCAGTGGGCGGCGGTGATGGCGGCCATCGTGGCGGAGCATGGCGGGCTCGACGTGCTGGTCAATAATGCCGGCATTACCGGCACCGAAAGCGGCCGTCCGCATGACCCGGAACATACCAGCCTCGATGACTGGCATCAGGTGATGCGCATCAATCTCGACAGCGTCTTCCTGGGCTGCAAACACGCCATCCAGGCCATGCGCGCCACGGGCCGGGGCGGCTCGATCATCAATATGTCGAGCCGCTCCGGCCTGGTGGGGGTGCCGAAGACCGCCGCCTATGCCGCCAGCAAGGCGGCGATCCGCAACCACAGCAAGACGGTGGCGCTTTATTGCGCCGATCAGAACCTGGGCATCCGCTGTAATTCGCTCTATCCGGCCTCGATCCGCACGCCAATGTGGGACGCCATGATCGACAGCGCGGACGACGAAAAGCAGTTGCTGGCCAATATGCCGCTGCATCGCTTCGGCCGGCCGGACGAGGTGGCCGCCGTGGCGATCCTGCTGGCTTCCGACGAGGCGACCTATATCACCGGTTCGGAATTTAACATCGACGGCGGCATACTGGCTGGCACGGCTACATCACCGAAGTGA
- a CDS encoding TMEM165/GDT1 family protein — MSLPLDAFLHSTLLVAVSEIGDKTQILSLILAARYRKSIPIVFGILVATLANHALAAFGGTLLTHTALKAWMPLILALSFIGLGLWILVPDKVDDEDGAVKKDYGAFVTTTIMFFLAEMGDKTQFATIALAAEYNNILMVVAGSTFGMMIANVPAVIFGDKIMKYVPLKWVRIVASLLFVGFGAWALWQYVTSVM, encoded by the coding sequence GTGTCCCTCCCCCTTGACGCCTTCCTTCATTCCACCCTGCTTGTCGCTGTCTCCGAAATCGGCGACAAGACGCAGATCCTGTCGCTGATCCTGGCGGCGCGTTATCGCAAATCCATCCCCATCGTCTTCGGCATACTGGTGGCGACGCTCGCCAACCACGCCCTGGCGGCCTTCGGCGGCACCCTGCTCACGCATACGGCGCTGAAAGCCTGGATGCCGCTGATCCTGGCCCTCTCCTTCATCGGCCTCGGCCTGTGGATTCTGGTGCCCGACAAGGTGGATGACGAAGACGGCGCGGTGAAAAAAGACTACGGCGCCTTCGTCACCACCACGATCATGTTCTTCCTGGCCGAGATGGGCGACAAGACCCAGTTCGCCACCATCGCCCTGGCCGCCGAGTACAACAACATCCTGATGGTCGTCGCCGGCTCTACGTTCGGCATGATGATCGCAAATGTCCCCGCCGTCATCTTTGGTGATAAGATCATGAAATACGTGCCGCTGAAATGGGTGCGGATCGTCGCCAGCCTGCTGTTTGTCGGCTTCGGCGCCTGGGCGCTCTGGCAGTATGTCACTTCGGTGATGTAG